One Kribbella sp. NBC_00662 genomic region harbors:
- a CDS encoding SRPBCC domain-containing protein encodes MSDILHRVGIIASPKDVFTALTTIDGLAGWWTEDTKGDVDGVIEFRFATAGGDGFDMKVLETKPGELVHWEVVGGPDEWIGTHVTFELSQTDEYTIVLFKQAGWREPVEFMYHCSTKWATFLMSLKQYVETGKGEPAPHDVLISNWH; translated from the coding sequence ATGTCAGACATCCTGCACCGCGTAGGAATCATCGCGTCCCCGAAGGACGTCTTCACCGCACTCACCACGATCGACGGTCTGGCCGGCTGGTGGACCGAGGACACCAAGGGCGACGTCGACGGCGTCATCGAGTTCCGCTTCGCCACCGCCGGCGGCGACGGCTTCGACATGAAGGTCCTGGAGACGAAGCCGGGCGAGCTGGTCCACTGGGAGGTCGTTGGTGGACCCGACGAATGGATCGGCACCCACGTCACCTTCGAGCTCTCGCAGACCGACGAGTACACGATCGTGCTCTTCAAGCAGGCGGGCTGGCGGGAGCCGGTCGAGTTCATGTACCACTGCAGCACCAAGTGGGCCACGTTCCTGATGAGCCTCAAGCAGTACGTCGAGACCGGCAAGGGCGAGCCCGCGCCGCACGACGTACTGATCAGCAACTGGCACTAA
- a CDS encoding MerR family transcriptional regulator, translated as MRPSELAAAAGVNPQTLRYYERRGLLAEPARSLGGHRIYPSDAVTTLRVIKAAQRLGFTLTEISELIDTARHRHARGDRADLQARAREKLSDVEAKIADLTVIAETLRAGLTAGCDDLRTCAGNPDCPLPFAEIGHP; from the coding sequence ATGAGACCCAGCGAGCTAGCCGCCGCAGCCGGCGTCAACCCACAAACCCTGCGGTACTACGAACGCCGCGGCCTCCTCGCCGAACCAGCGCGAAGCCTCGGCGGCCACCGCATCTATCCATCGGACGCCGTCACGACGCTGCGCGTGATCAAGGCGGCGCAGCGGCTCGGGTTCACCCTCACCGAGATATCCGAGCTGATCGACACCGCCCGCCACCGACACGCCCGCGGCGACAGAGCCGATCTCCAGGCCCGCGCCCGCGAGAAACTCTCAGACGTGGAAGCCAAGATCGCCGACCTGACAGTCATCGCCGAGACCCTCCGAGCCGGCCTCACCGCCGGCTGCGACGACCTCCGAACCTGCGCCGGCAACCCCGACTGCCCCCTCCCGTTCGCCGAGATCGGCCACCCGTGA
- a CDS encoding ArsR/SmtB family transcription factor — translation MIDDELWSAIGDPTRRRMLDLLLADGGGTSTSLSDQLPVTRQAVAKHLAVLERAGLVHSTASGRERRYTVDESQLARAINQLTDVTGAWDRRLQRIKRIAEAIQKTRDN, via the coding sequence GTGATCGACGACGAGCTCTGGTCGGCGATCGGTGACCCCACCCGGCGGCGGATGCTCGACCTGCTGCTCGCCGACGGCGGCGGTACGTCGACCAGCCTCAGCGACCAGCTGCCCGTCACCCGCCAGGCGGTCGCCAAGCATCTCGCCGTACTCGAACGGGCCGGACTCGTGCACTCCACGGCGTCCGGACGCGAACGCCGCTACACCGTGGACGAGTCGCAGCTCGCCCGCGCGATCAACCAGCTGACCGACGTCACCGGAGCGTGGGACCGGCGGCTGCAGCGCATCAAGCGGATCGCCGAGGCGATCCAGAAGACCCGAGACAACTGA
- a CDS encoding neutral zinc metallopeptidase → MKFNPDADLDTSGVEDTRGSGGGRGGGLPGGMIPVGGGIGGIILLVVILLLTGGLPGGGGSADEPVTQNTAPGNLSSCKKGTDLQANSNCRFVFYQNSIESFWAAELPRRGKKYTRAPMRVFDGSVNTGCGPATSAVGPFYCPPDMRVYLDLGFFETLQTDLGARGGEFAEAYVVAHEYGHHIQNLYGILDRIKTRNGPTSDSVRSELQADCLAGIWTNHATTVPNKSGQPLITELSEDDIARGLDAAASVGDDRIQQKTQGQVTPESFSHGTAAQRMKWFQKGMDTGDMTACDTWSANPL, encoded by the coding sequence ATGAAATTCAATCCGGATGCGGATCTCGACACCAGCGGTGTCGAGGACACCCGCGGGAGCGGTGGCGGGCGTGGCGGCGGGCTGCCCGGCGGGATGATCCCGGTCGGCGGCGGTATTGGCGGCATCATCCTGCTGGTCGTGATCCTGCTGCTGACCGGCGGCCTGCCAGGCGGAGGTGGCAGCGCCGACGAGCCGGTCACGCAGAACACGGCACCCGGCAACCTGAGCTCCTGCAAGAAGGGCACCGACCTGCAGGCGAACTCGAACTGCCGGTTCGTCTTCTACCAGAACTCGATCGAGAGCTTCTGGGCCGCGGAGCTCCCCCGACGCGGGAAGAAGTACACCCGCGCGCCGATGCGCGTCTTCGACGGCTCGGTGAACACCGGCTGCGGCCCGGCCACCAGCGCGGTCGGCCCGTTCTACTGCCCGCCGGACATGCGGGTGTACCTCGATCTCGGGTTCTTCGAGACGCTGCAGACCGATCTGGGCGCCCGCGGCGGCGAGTTCGCCGAGGCGTACGTCGTGGCGCACGAGTACGGCCACCACATCCAGAACCTGTACGGCATCCTCGACCGGATCAAGACCCGCAACGGCCCGACCTCGGACTCGGTCCGCTCCGAACTCCAGGCCGACTGCCTGGCCGGCATCTGGACCAACCACGCCACCACGGTCCCGAACAAGAGCGGCCAGCCCCTGATCACCGAACTCTCCGAAGACGACATCGCCCGCGGCCTCGACGCCGCCGCCTCCGTCGGCGACGACCGCATCCAGCAGAAGACCCAGGGCCAGGTAACCCCCGAATCCTTCAGCCACGGCACCGCCGCCCAACGCATGAAGTGGTTCCAGAAAGGCATGGACACCGGCGACATGACCGCCTGCGACACCTGGTCCGCCAACCCGCTCTGA
- a CDS encoding ABC-F family ATP-binding cassette domain-containing protein, with the protein MITVSNLEVRVGARQLLAPASFRVGPGDKVGLVGRNGAGKTTLTKILAGEGLPASGSVTKSGEIGYLPQDPRTGDLEVLARDRILSARGLDDVVRRLRSAEKSMASADEKTRGKGMRRYERAEADLHAAGGYAAESEAARIAANLGLPDRVLGQPLATLSGGQRRRVELARILFAQAETLLLDEPTNHLDADSIIWLRDFLKSYAGAVIMISHDVNLLEETVTRVFHLDANRAEIDIYNVGWKAYLSQRETDERRRKRERANAEKKATQLVDQANKMRAKATKAAAAQQMLRRAERLMSSLEDERQADRVAKIAFPTPAPCGKTPLMARELSKSYGSLEIFTDVDLAIDKGSRVVVLGLNGAGKTTLLRILGGIEKADTGEVVDGHGLKLGYYAQEHETLDVNRTVLENMKSAAPDLNETQARSVLGSFLFTGDDSDKPASVLSGGEKTRLALATLVVSAANVLLLDEPTNNLDPASRAEVLNAIRSYTGAIVLVTHDEGAVEALEPERVVLLPDGVEDLWSNDYADLVSLA; encoded by the coding sequence ATGATCACTGTTTCCAATCTCGAGGTTCGCGTCGGTGCCCGGCAGTTGCTGGCGCCCGCTTCGTTCCGGGTCGGTCCAGGCGACAAGGTCGGGCTGGTCGGCCGCAACGGCGCCGGCAAGACGACCCTGACCAAGATCCTGGCCGGTGAAGGCCTGCCTGCCAGCGGTTCGGTGACCAAGTCGGGCGAGATCGGCTACCTCCCGCAGGACCCGCGCACCGGCGACCTCGAAGTACTCGCCCGGGACCGGATCCTGTCCGCTCGCGGCCTGGACGACGTCGTACGGCGCCTGCGCAGCGCCGAGAAGTCGATGGCGAGCGCCGACGAGAAGACCCGCGGCAAGGGTATGCGCCGCTACGAGCGCGCCGAGGCCGACCTGCACGCCGCCGGCGGGTACGCCGCGGAGTCCGAAGCCGCCCGCATCGCCGCCAACCTCGGCCTCCCGGACCGTGTCCTCGGCCAGCCGCTGGCGACCCTGTCCGGTGGTCAGCGCCGACGCGTGGAGCTAGCCCGGATCCTGTTCGCCCAGGCCGAGACGCTGCTGCTCGACGAGCCGACCAACCACCTGGACGCCGACTCGATCATCTGGCTGCGCGACTTCCTCAAGTCGTACGCCGGTGCCGTGATCATGATCAGCCACGACGTGAACCTGCTCGAGGAGACCGTCACCCGCGTCTTCCACCTGGACGCGAACCGGGCCGAGATCGACATCTACAACGTCGGCTGGAAGGCGTACCTGAGTCAGCGCGAGACCGACGAACGCCGCCGCAAGCGCGAGCGCGCCAACGCGGAGAAGAAGGCGACCCAGCTCGTCGACCAGGCGAACAAGATGCGCGCCAAGGCGACCAAGGCCGCCGCCGCGCAGCAGATGCTCCGCCGCGCCGAGCGGCTGATGTCCTCGCTCGAGGACGAGCGCCAGGCAGACCGCGTCGCGAAGATCGCGTTCCCGACGCCGGCCCCGTGCGGGAAGACGCCGCTGATGGCGCGCGAGCTGTCGAAGTCGTACGGCTCGCTGGAGATCTTCACCGACGTCGACCTCGCGATCGACAAGGGCTCGCGCGTGGTCGTACTCGGGCTGAACGGCGCCGGCAAGACCACCCTGCTGCGGATCCTCGGCGGCATCGAGAAGGCCGACACCGGCGAGGTGGTCGACGGTCACGGCCTCAAGCTCGGGTACTACGCCCAGGAGCACGAGACCCTCGACGTCAACCGGACCGTGCTCGAGAACATGAAGTCGGCCGCCCCGGACCTGAACGAGACGCAGGCCCGCAGCGTCCTCGGCTCGTTCCTGTTCACCGGCGACGACTCCGACAAGCCCGCCAGCGTGCTCTCCGGCGGTGAGAAGACGCGCCTCGCCCTCGCCACGCTCGTCGTGTCGGCCGCCAATGTTCTGCTCCTGGACGAGCCGACCAACAACCTGGACCCGGCCTCCCGGGCCGAGGTGCTGAACGCGATCCGCTCGTACACCGGTGCGATCGTCCTCGTCACTCACGACGAGGGCGCAGTCGAGGCGCTCGAGCCGGAGCGCGTCGTACTGCTGCCGGACGGCGTCGAGGACCTCTGGTCGAACGACTACGCCGACCTGGTCTCGCTCGCCTGA
- a CDS encoding ATP-dependent DNA ligase: MRLPVMPPVKPMLAKPVKEIPRGELSYEPKWDGFRSIIFRDGDEVEIGSRNEKPMTRYFPELVEAVKANLPERCAIDGEIIVIGESGDRLDFEVLQQRIHPAASRVNMLSEKTPARFVAFDLLALGDDDYTERPFSERRTALIDSLAGVKAPIHVTPATADHDTAAQWFEQFEGAGLDGLIAKPLDGTYQPDKRVMFKVKPERTADCVVAGYRVHKSGEDRIGSLLLGLYNEDGTLASVGVIGAFPLERRKELFQEMQPLVTTFDEHPWAWAKQEEGVRTPRNAEGSRWQAGKDLSFVPLRPELVVEVRYDHMEGIRFRHTAQFVRWRPDRTPESCTYEQLEEPVKFDLADVLSSAQR; this comes from the coding sequence ATGCGACTGCCTGTTATGCCGCCGGTGAAACCGATGCTCGCCAAGCCGGTCAAGGAGATCCCGCGCGGTGAGCTGAGTTACGAGCCCAAGTGGGACGGGTTCCGGTCGATCATCTTCCGTGACGGCGACGAGGTGGAGATCGGCAGCCGGAACGAGAAGCCGATGACGCGGTACTTCCCCGAGCTGGTCGAGGCGGTGAAGGCGAATCTCCCCGAGCGTTGCGCGATCGACGGCGAGATCATCGTGATCGGCGAGTCCGGCGACCGGCTCGATTTCGAGGTGCTGCAGCAGCGCATCCACCCGGCCGCGAGCCGCGTGAACATGCTGTCCGAGAAGACCCCGGCCCGGTTCGTCGCGTTCGATCTGCTCGCACTCGGTGACGACGACTACACGGAACGCCCGTTCAGCGAACGCCGTACGGCGCTGATCGACTCGCTCGCCGGCGTCAAGGCGCCGATCCACGTCACGCCCGCGACCGCCGACCACGACACCGCCGCGCAGTGGTTCGAGCAGTTCGAGGGCGCCGGCCTGGACGGGCTGATCGCGAAGCCGCTGGACGGGACGTACCAGCCGGACAAGCGGGTGATGTTCAAGGTCAAGCCGGAGCGTACGGCGGACTGCGTCGTCGCCGGCTACCGCGTACACAAGAGCGGCGAGGACCGGATCGGCTCGCTGCTGCTCGGGCTGTACAACGAGGACGGCACGCTGGCGAGCGTCGGCGTCATCGGTGCGTTCCCACTCGAGCGGCGCAAGGAGCTGTTCCAGGAGATGCAGCCGCTCGTCACGACGTTCGACGAGCACCCGTGGGCCTGGGCGAAGCAGGAGGAAGGCGTCCGTACGCCGCGTAACGCGGAAGGCAGCCGCTGGCAGGCCGGCAAGGACCTCTCGTTCGTCCCACTGCGCCCCGAGCTCGTGGTCGAGGTCCGCTACGACCACATGGAAGGCATCCGCTTCCGCCACACCGCCCAGTTCGTCCGCTGGCGCCCGGACCGTACGCCGGAGTCCTGCACCTACGAGCAACTGGAGGAGCCGGTGAAGTTCGACCTCGCCGACGTACTCTCCAGCGCGCAACGCTGA
- a CDS encoding ABC transporter ATP-binding protein, protein MSSPMMRPGMGAMGWRRQDASVAGQKLAKGTLPRIARFARPFRWHIAAFLLLVVVSAVLVIASPLLFKKIVDDGISKGNAGLVTALALIVAVLAVFEALLGLIQRWFSARIGEGLIFDLRTRVFTHVQRMPIAFFTRTQTGALVSRLNNDVIGAQQAFTSTLSGVVSNVISLILVVGAMLALSWQLTVVAILMLPIFLIPARILGRRLAAMTREQMNLNAEMSTAMTERFSVGGALLVTLFGKPQLETADFGERAGRVRDLGIRIAMLGRVFFTALTLVAALATALVYGVGGNLAVRQTLTIGTLLALVALLGRLYGPLTALSNIRVDVMTALISFERVFEVLDLEPMIKDAPDAVDLPDDAASVEFDHVAFAYPTAEQVSLASLEAVAVLDKRVSAPVLEDVSFAIQPGQMVALVGPSGAGKTTITNLVARLYDVAGGAVRVGGKDVRDVTLQSLHDTIGYVTQDAHMFHDTIRANLVYAKPDATEDEMVAALRAAQIWDLVSALPDGLDTVVGDRGHRLSGGERQRLAIARLLLKAPKIVVLDEATAHLDSESEVAVQRALDTALEGRTSLVIAHRLSTVRDADLILVVDHGNIVQRGTHEQLLAAGGEYADLYHTQFTETGSVSGSAAGV, encoded by the coding sequence ATGTCGTCACCGATGATGCGGCCGGGCATGGGCGCGATGGGCTGGCGCCGGCAGGACGCGTCGGTGGCCGGGCAGAAGCTGGCGAAGGGCACGCTGCCGCGGATCGCGCGGTTCGCGAGGCCGTTCCGCTGGCACATCGCGGCGTTCCTGCTGCTGGTGGTCGTGTCCGCGGTGCTGGTGATCGCGTCGCCGCTGCTGTTCAAGAAGATCGTCGACGACGGCATCTCGAAGGGCAACGCCGGCCTGGTGACCGCGCTGGCCCTGATCGTCGCCGTACTCGCGGTCTTCGAGGCGCTGCTCGGTCTGATCCAGCGCTGGTTCTCGGCGCGGATCGGGGAGGGGCTGATCTTCGATCTGCGGACCAGGGTGTTCACACACGTCCAGCGGATGCCGATCGCCTTCTTCACCCGCACCCAGACCGGTGCACTCGTGTCCCGCCTCAACAACGACGTGATCGGCGCCCAGCAGGCCTTCACGTCCACGCTGTCCGGCGTGGTCTCCAACGTCATCAGCCTGATCCTGGTCGTCGGCGCGATGCTGGCGCTGAGCTGGCAGCTGACTGTGGTCGCGATCCTGATGCTGCCGATCTTCCTGATCCCGGCGCGGATCCTCGGCCGCCGGTTGGCCGCGATGACGCGCGAGCAGATGAACCTGAACGCCGAGATGTCGACCGCGATGACCGAGCGGTTCAGCGTCGGCGGCGCGCTGCTCGTCACGCTGTTCGGCAAGCCGCAGCTCGAGACCGCGGACTTCGGCGAGCGCGCCGGCCGCGTCCGTGACCTGGGCATCCGGATCGCGATGCTCGGCCGCGTGTTCTTCACCGCGCTGACCTTGGTCGCCGCGCTGGCGACGGCCTTGGTGTACGGCGTGGGCGGCAACCTCGCCGTACGGCAGACGCTGACCATCGGGACGCTGCTCGCACTCGTCGCGCTGCTCGGCCGGCTCTACGGGCCGCTGACCGCGCTCTCGAACATCCGAGTCGACGTGATGACCGCGCTGATCTCGTTCGAGCGGGTCTTCGAGGTGCTCGATCTCGAACCGATGATCAAGGACGCGCCCGACGCCGTCGACCTGCCGGATGATGCCGCGAGCGTCGAGTTCGACCATGTTGCTTTCGCCTACCCGACTGCGGAGCAGGTGTCTCTCGCCAGCCTCGAAGCCGTTGCTGTGCTGGACAAACGCGTCTCGGCTCCGGTTCTCGAAGACGTCAGCTTCGCCATCCAACCCGGCCAGATGGTCGCTCTGGTTGGCCCTTCGGGTGCGGGCAAGACGACGATCACCAACCTGGTCGCACGCCTGTACGACGTGGCCGGGGGAGCGGTGCGGGTCGGTGGCAAGGATGTTCGCGACGTCACGCTGCAGTCGCTGCACGACACGATCGGGTACGTCACGCAGGACGCGCACATGTTCCACGACACGATCCGCGCCAACCTGGTGTACGCCAAGCCGGACGCGACCGAGGACGAGATGGTCGCCGCGTTGCGGGCGGCCCAGATCTGGGATCTCGTCTCCGCTCTGCCGGACGGGCTCGACACGGTGGTCGGCGATCGTGGTCACCGGCTGTCCGGTGGCGAGCGGCAACGACTCGCGATCGCCAGGTTGTTGCTGAAGGCCCCGAAGATCGTCGTACTGGACGAAGCGACCGCGCACCTGGACTCCGAGTCCGAGGTCGCCGTTCAGCGGGCGCTGGACACGGCACTGGAAGGGCGGACGTCGCTGGTGATCGCGCACCGGCTGTCGACCGTGCGGGACGCGGACCTGATCCTGGTCGTTGACCACGGCAACATCGTCCAGCGCGGCACGCACGAGCAGCTGCTCGCCGCCGGTGGCGAGTACGCTGATCTGTACCACACGCAGTTCACGGAAACCGGCTCGGTGTCAGGTTCGGCGGCAGGTGTTTGA
- a CDS encoding SRPBCC domain-containing protein, translated as MARSIEREIRVEATPEVVYEVVSSPEHLREWWPDEVDLKPVPGATGTVGFRQAEGTKVVPVTVVEAEPPRRFVFRWDYDGETATPENSLLVTFELVPVDGGTLLRFAETGWDEAAKSDAQLEDHTNGWNYFLPRIAPYAEGLANRP; from the coding sequence ATGGCCAGGAGCATCGAGCGGGAGATTCGGGTGGAGGCTACCCCGGAGGTGGTCTACGAGGTGGTCAGCTCGCCGGAGCACCTGCGCGAGTGGTGGCCGGACGAGGTCGACCTCAAGCCGGTCCCCGGAGCCACCGGGACGGTCGGCTTCCGGCAGGCCGAAGGCACGAAGGTCGTGCCGGTCACGGTGGTCGAGGCCGAGCCACCGCGCCGGTTCGTCTTCCGCTGGGACTACGACGGCGAGACCGCCACCCCGGAGAACTCGCTGCTCGTGACGTTCGAGCTTGTTCCGGTCGACGGCGGCACCCTGCTGCGGTTCGCCGAGACCGGGTGGGACGAGGCCGCCAAGTCCGATGCCCAGCTCGAGGACCACACCAACGGCTGGAACTACTTCCTCCCCCGCATCGCGCCGTACGCCGAAGGGCTGGCGAACCGGCCGTGA
- a CDS encoding YnfA family protein produces the protein MTVLKSILLFALAAVAEIGGAWLIWQGWREHRGLLWIAGGIVALGAYGFVATFQPDPNFGRILAAYGGIFVAGSLTWGILADHFKPDRYDLLGAAVCLLGVVVIMYGPRNP, from the coding sequence GTGACCGTCCTCAAATCCATCCTGCTGTTCGCCCTCGCGGCCGTCGCCGAGATCGGCGGCGCCTGGCTCATCTGGCAAGGCTGGCGCGAACACCGCGGCCTCCTCTGGATCGCCGGCGGAATAGTTGCCCTAGGCGCCTACGGCTTCGTGGCCACCTTCCAACCCGACCCCAACTTCGGCCGCATCCTCGCCGCCTACGGCGGCATCTTCGTAGCCGGCTCCCTAACCTGGGGCATCCTCGCAGACCACTTCAAACCCGACCGCTACGACCTACTGGGCGCCGCAGTCTGTCTCCTCGGCGTCGTAGTCATCATGTACGGACCCCGCAACCCCTGA
- the uppS gene encoding polyprenyl diphosphate synthase, whose translation MLYSLYNTRLRRQIAGLPRPEHVAIVMDGNRRWARGAGYDDVRIGHRFGAKHLEQFLQWSADAGIRCVTAWVASADNLRKRDSGEVDYLMELTETVLADHVRRDHRWRLHLAGQLDLLPDSTARALKEAVTLSRDRDAGDLTIAIGYSGRLELVDAVRSMLEEAAAGGRSLDDVADALSEDEISRHLYVPGLPDPDLVIRTSGELRMSDFLLWQATRSEIEFCDLYWPAFREVDLLRALRTYGRRKLQRSS comes from the coding sequence ATGCTGTACTCCCTCTACAACACGCGGCTGCGCCGTCAGATTGCCGGACTGCCAAGGCCGGAACACGTCGCGATCGTCATGGACGGCAACCGCCGGTGGGCTCGCGGCGCCGGGTACGACGACGTGCGTATCGGTCACCGCTTCGGCGCCAAGCATCTCGAGCAGTTCCTGCAATGGAGTGCGGACGCAGGGATCCGGTGCGTGACCGCCTGGGTCGCGTCGGCCGACAACCTGCGTAAGCGGGACTCGGGCGAGGTCGACTACCTGATGGAGCTGACCGAGACCGTTCTGGCCGATCATGTCCGCCGCGACCACCGCTGGCGGCTGCATCTCGCGGGCCAGCTGGATTTGTTGCCCGATTCAACAGCTCGCGCACTGAAGGAAGCCGTCACGCTCAGCCGGGATCGTGACGCGGGAGACCTGACGATCGCGATCGGCTACAGCGGCCGGCTCGAACTGGTGGACGCCGTCCGGTCGATGCTCGAGGAAGCCGCTGCAGGCGGCCGATCACTCGACGACGTCGCGGATGCGTTGAGCGAGGACGAGATCAGTCGGCATCTTTATGTGCCTGGCCTGCCCGACCCGGACCTGGTGATCCGGACCAGTGGCGAGTTGCGGATGTCGGACTTCCTGCTGTGGCAGGCAACCCGGTCGGAGATCGAGTTCTGCGACCTGTACTGGCCGGCGTTCCGCGAGGTGGATCTGCTCCGCGCGCTGCGGACGTACGGACGGAGGAAACTGCAACGATCCAGTTGA
- a CDS encoding enoyl-CoA hydratase/isomerase family protein, whose amino-acid sequence MTDLGLRFSVDGPVARVVLDRPEVRNAQTPAMWSALADFGTSLPPEVRVVVVSGEGPSFSAGLDRRLMVGDPVDGQEPLLTLGAKPEPELLELIAAFQSGFSWLRRPEIISIAAVQGHAVGAGFQLALACDLRVVTPDARFSMREPALGLVPDLGGTQPLVQLVGYSRALELCTTTRWVEAAEARDIGLANIVVPAEELAATVKDLTDAVLGPLPGAIRETKALLLGAADRTYEDQLKAEREAQSRRLKELIAALG is encoded by the coding sequence ATGACGGATCTCGGACTGCGGTTCTCGGTGGACGGCCCGGTTGCGCGCGTGGTGCTGGACCGGCCGGAGGTGCGCAACGCCCAGACCCCGGCCATGTGGAGCGCCCTGGCCGACTTCGGTACGTCGTTGCCGCCCGAGGTCCGCGTGGTCGTGGTGTCGGGGGAGGGGCCGTCGTTCTCGGCCGGACTCGACCGACGCCTGATGGTCGGCGATCCCGTCGACGGTCAGGAGCCGTTGCTGACGCTGGGCGCGAAGCCGGAGCCTGAGCTGCTGGAGTTGATCGCCGCGTTCCAGTCCGGGTTCTCCTGGCTGCGGCGTCCCGAGATCATCAGCATCGCGGCTGTCCAGGGTCACGCCGTCGGCGCTGGGTTCCAGCTGGCGCTGGCCTGCGACCTCCGGGTCGTGACCCCGGACGCCCGCTTCAGCATGCGCGAGCCGGCCCTCGGCCTGGTGCCCGACCTCGGAGGCACCCAGCCCCTGGTCCAGCTGGTCGGGTACTCGCGGGCGCTCGAGCTCTGTACGACGACCCGCTGGGTGGAGGCGGCCGAGGCACGCGACATCGGTCTGGCGAACATCGTCGTACCCGCCGAGGAGTTGGCGGCGACCGTGAAGGACCTGACCGACGCCGTGCTCGGCCCGCTCCCGGGTGCGATCCGCGAGACCAAGGCATTGCTGCTCGGCGCCGCCGACCGCACCTACGAGGATCAGCTGAAGGCTGAGCGCGAGGCTCAGTCGCGGCGGCTGAAGGAACTCATCGCCGCGCTCGGTTAG
- a CDS encoding FHA domain-containing protein, translating into MTSVPVEGTRPSDAERDRALAVLRDGAGSGRLSHDTFIRRMNFVLRAQSRGELADAIRDLPRPEPRLRTWTRALRTRLPRLIVSPNARTGAHPQDSTHRPATAHDPAYGSVDPLGPAAYPERSGRPTLSRRLDPVGVVASWLDGLPRFTWARQPAAVPLPGLALPAPGSPTVRIGRGQGATLRMADVSVSRYHAELRHVDDGWMLRDLGSMNGTTVNDLRITTTVRVRPGDRVSFGAVAYVLTWTD; encoded by the coding sequence ATGACCTCGGTGCCGGTGGAGGGGACGCGTCCGTCGGACGCGGAGCGAGATCGCGCCCTCGCGGTACTGCGGGACGGCGCCGGGTCCGGCCGACTGTCCCACGACACCTTCATCCGGCGGATGAATTTCGTCCTCCGCGCCCAGAGCCGTGGCGAACTCGCCGATGCGATCCGAGACCTCCCTCGCCCCGAACCCCGCCTCCGAACCTGGACCCGGGCCCTCCGCACCCGGTTGCCACGGCTGATCGTGTCGCCGAATGCACGGACGGGGGCCCACCCGCAGGACTCGACGCACCGTCCCGCGACCGCACACGATCCGGCGTACGGCTCCGTCGACCCGCTCGGACCCGCCGCCTACCCCGAGCGCTCCGGTCGGCCCACCCTCTCGCGGCGGCTCGACCCCGTTGGTGTGGTTGCGTCGTGGCTCGACGGGCTTCCGCGGTTCACCTGGGCGCGGCAGCCGGCCGCCGTACCGCTGCCGGGGCTCGCGCTGCCAGCGCCGGGCTCGCCGACTGTGCGGATCGGGCGTGGCCAGGGTGCGACGTTGCGGATGGCGGACGTCTCCGTCTCGCGGTATCACGCCGAGCTCCGGCACGTCGACGACGGCTGGATGCTTCGCGACCTCGGCTCGATGAACGGCACGACCGTCAACGACCTCCGCATCACCACCACCGTCCGCGTACGCCCGGGGGACCGGGTCAGCTTCGGCGCCGTCGCGTACGTCCTCACCTGGACCGACTGA